The following are encoded together in the Thalassomonas haliotis genome:
- the flgB gene encoding flagellar basal body rod protein FlgB, translating to MAINLDKAFGLHADGLVLRSKRAEVIASNIANADTPGYKAKGMDFQKALAQASQRQSMGMTRTNEKHFDVRMELNNGVEYRVPDQPDTGDGNTVDVQVERNLYLENSLEYQSSFQFLNGKIKGLKKAITGGQ from the coding sequence ATGGCTATTAATCTTGACAAGGCATTTGGACTTCACGCAGACGGGCTGGTATTACGCTCAAAGCGTGCAGAAGTCATTGCCAGTAATATCGCAAATGCAGATACCCCAGGGTATAAAGCAAAAGGTATGGACTTTCAAAAAGCCCTGGCTCAAGCCTCCCAAAGACAATCTATGGGTATGACCCGCACCAATGAAAAACACTTTGATGTTCGCATGGAACTCAACAATGGTGTGGAATATCGGGTACCTGACCAGCCGGATACCGGTGATGGCAATACCGTAGATGTACAAGTGGAACGAAACTTGTATCTAGAAAATTCATTAGAATACCAATCAAGCTTTCAATTCCTTAACGGTAAAATCAAGGGACTGAAAAAAGCGATCACCGGAGGGCAATAA
- the flgC gene encoding flagellar basal body rod protein FlgC, whose amino-acid sequence MSLFNVFDITGTGMSAQSVRLNTTASNIANADSVSSSIDQTYRARHPVFAAEMQKAAGGQNASVGVNVLGIVESDKPLNVEYSPEHPMADSDGYIYKPNVNVIEEMTNMISASRSYQTNVQVAESAKSMVTKTLTLGQR is encoded by the coding sequence ATGAGCCTGTTTAACGTTTTTGACATTACCGGCACTGGCATGAGCGCACAATCAGTGCGTTTGAATACCACTGCAAGTAATATTGCAAATGCCGATAGTGTCAGCAGTAGTATCGACCAAACTTACCGGGCACGGCATCCGGTTTTTGCCGCAGAGATGCAAAAAGCTGCCGGGGGGCAAAATGCTTCCGTCGGTGTTAACGTCCTTGGCATAGTCGAAAGTGATAAACCGCTTAATGTTGAGTATTCCCCCGAACATCCAATGGCTGACAGTGACGGCTATATTTATAAACCGAATGTTAATGTCATTGAAGAAATGACTAACATGATTTCGGCGTCACGCTCCTACCAGACCAATGTTCAGGTAGCAGAGTCGGCAAAAAGCATGGTGACAAAAACCCTGACCTTAGGTCAAAGGTAA
- a CDS encoding flagellar hook assembly protein FlgD gives MDTVSGGSALDSLRWQQETVKVADKDDGMLTQEDFFALLTKELSYQDPTKPVENNEMISQMTAFSTTDGVTQLNDQFTSFASSMSSGQALQASSLVGRSVMVDDNTFALAEGEMPKGKLITEEPASNVVIYVENAAGEVVQTVPVGNVGAGESSFTWDGTESSGYVAPPGDYRFRIAALVDGKASELQAMTYRKVDSVTLAGAGGNILLNLNGGSSMALSDVVEVSEG, from the coding sequence ATGGATACAGTAAGTGGTGGTAGTGCCCTAGACAGTCTGCGTTGGCAACAGGAGACGGTTAAAGTTGCCGATAAAGATGACGGTATGTTGACGCAGGAAGACTTCTTTGCCTTGTTAACTAAAGAGCTTTCATATCAGGATCCGACCAAACCGGTGGAAAATAATGAAATGATCTCCCAAATGACCGCCTTTTCAACAACTGACGGGGTAACCCAGTTAAACGATCAGTTCACCAGCTTTGCTTCTTCGATGTCTTCGGGACAAGCGTTGCAGGCATCGTCCCTGGTGGGGCGTAGCGTTATGGTCGACGATAATACTTTTGCTCTGGCAGAAGGTGAAATGCCAAAAGGTAAATTAATCACTGAAGAGCCAGCCAGCAATGTGGTGATTTATGTGGAAAATGCCGCCGGTGAAGTTGTGCAAACCGTACCGGTAGGCAATGTTGGCGCCGGAGAGTCTTCTTTTACCTGGGATGGTACTGAGTCGAGCGGTTATGTAGCGCCTCCCGGAGATTATCGTTTCCGTATTGCTGCCCTTGTTGACGGCAAGGCCTCAGAATTACAGGCCATGACTTATCGTAAAGTCGACAGTGTGACCCTGGCAGGTGCCGGCGGCAATATTTTATTAAATTTAAATGGTGGTAGCTCAATGGCGTTATCTGACGTTGTTGAAGTATCCGAAGGTTAA